A region from the Capra hircus breed San Clemente chromosome X unlocalized genomic scaffold, ASM170441v1, whole genome shotgun sequence genome encodes:
- the DRP2 gene encoding dystrophin-related protein 2, whose amino-acid sequence MQPMVMQGCPYTLPRCHKWQAADNFHHSRSLRSTCPQPQVRAAATTPAPPHDGAGVPSLSPKLFNGSVGAARTLEPPAMNLCWNEIKKKSHNLRARLEAFSDHSGKLQLPLQEIIDWLSQKDEELSAQLPLQGDVVLVQQEKETHAAFMEDVKSRGPYIYSVLESAQAFLSQHPFDELEEPHSESKDTSPRQRIQNLSRFVWKQATVASELWEKLTARCVDQHRHIERTLEQLLEIQGAMEELNASLTQAEGVRATWEPIGDLFIDSLPEHIQALKLFKEEFSPMKDGVKLVNDLAHQLAISDVHLSMENSRALEQINIRWKQLQVSVGERLKQLQDAHRDFGPGSQHFLSSSVQVPWERAISPNKVPYYINHQAQTTCWDHPKMTELYQTLADLNNIKFSAYRTAMKLRRVQKALRLDLVTLTTALEIFNEHDLQASEHVMDVVEVIHCLTALYERLEEERGILVNVPLCVDMSLNWLLNVFDSGRSGKMRALSFKTGIACLCGTEVKEKLQYLFSQVANSGSQCDQRHLGVLLHEAIQVPRQLGEVAAFGGSNVEPSVRSCFRFSTGKPVIEASQFLEWVNLEPQSMVWLAVLHRVTIAEQVKHQTKCSICRQCPIKGFRYRSLKQFNVDICQTCFLTGRASKGNKLHYPIMEYYTPTTSSENMRDFATTLKNKFRSKHYFSKHPQRGYLPVQSVLEADYSETPASSPMLPHADTHSRIEHFASRLAEMESQNCSFFNDSLSPDDSIDEDQYLLRHSSPVTDREPAFRQQAPHSMATGSKGELEKILAHLEDENRILQGELRRLKWQHEEATEVPALTEGSAEVAQGHCNEELLAEARILRQHKSRLETRMQILEDHNKQLESQLQRLRELLLQPPIESNGNGSAGSSLASSPQQSEGSHPQEKGQTTPDTEAADDVGLKSQDVSLCLEDIMEKLRHAFPSVRSSDVTANTLLAS is encoded by the exons ATGCAACCTATGGTCATGCAGGGATGCCCTTACACCCTCCCACGATGTCATAAGTGGCAGGCAGCTGACAACTTCCATCATAGCCGCAGCCTCCGAAGCACCTGCCCCCAGCCTCAG GTTAGGGCTGCTGCCACCACCCCTGCGCCTCCTCACGATGGTGCTGGGGTACCCAGCCTAAGTCCAAAGCTATTCAACGGGTCTGTTGGTGCCGCCAGAACCCTGGAACCACCAGCCATGAATCTGTGTTGGAATGAAATCAAAAAGAAGTCTCACAATCTCCG TGCCCGGCTAGAGGCCTTCTCAGACCACAGTGGAAAGCTTCAGCTCCCTCTCCAAGAGATAATTGACTGGCTCAGCCAAAAGGATGAGGAATTGTCAGCTCAGCTGCCCCTACAAGGGGATGTGGTCCTGGTGCAACAGGAGAAGGAGACACACGCG GCCTTTATGGAAGATGTCAAGTCTCGAGGCCCCTATATTTACTCTGTGCTGGAGTCAGCTCAGGCCTTCCTATCCCAGCACCCATTTGATGAATTAGAGGAGCCTCATTCTGAGAGCAAAG ATACCTCTCCTAGACAGCGGATCCAGAATCTTAGCCGCTTTGTGTGGAAGCAGGCAACAGTGgccagtgaactctgggagaagtTGACAGCCCGCTGCGTGGACCAGCACCGCCACATTGAGCGCACTCTGGAGCAGCTGTTGGAGATCCAAGGGGCAATGGAGGAATTAAATGCATCTCTAACCCAGGCCGAGGGAGTCCGAGCCACTTGGGAGCCCATCGGGGATCTCTTCATTGATTCACTTCCCGAGCATATCCAGGCTCTTAAG CTCTTCAAGGAAGAATTCTCCCCCATGAAAGATGGAGTGAAGTTAGTAAATGATCTGGCCCATCAACTGGCCATTTCTGATGTGCACTTGTCAATGGAGAACTCCCGGGCTTTGGAGCAAATCAACATCCGGTGGAAACAGCTACAG GTGTCAGTTGGCGAGAGGCTTAAGCAGCTTCAGGATGCTCACCGGGACTTTGGGCCTGGGTCACAACACTTCCTCTCCT CCTCTGTTCAGGTTCCCTGGGAAAGAGCAATTTCACCCAATAAAGTTCCCTACTACATCAA CCACCAGGCTCAAACCACATGCTGGGACCATCCCAAGATGACCGAGTTATACCAAACTCTAG CTGATTTGAACAACATTAAGTTCTCAGCTTACCGCACTGCCATGAAGCTACGCAGAGTCCAGAAGGCGCTGCGCT tGGACCTCGTAACTTTAACCACAGCCCTGGAGATCTTCAATGAGCATGATCTGCAGGCCAGTGAGCATGTGATGGATGTGGTGGAGGTCATTCACTGCCTGACTGCCTTATATGAAcggctggaggaggaaagaggcatCCTGGTCAATGTGCCGCTCTGTGTGGACATGAGTCTCAACTGGCTCCTCAATGTTTTTGATAG CGGTCGCAGTGGAAAGATGCGGGCATTATCCTTTAAAACTGGCATTGCCTGCCTGTGTGGCACGGAAGTGAAGGAAAAACTGCAGT ACCTCTTCAGCCAAGTGGCCAACTCAGGCAGCCAGTGTGACCAACGCCATCTTGGTGTCCTGCTTCATGAGGCCATTCAGGTGCCCCGTCAGCTGGGGGAAGTGGCAGCCTTTGGTGGCAGCAATGTGGAGCCCAGTGTCCGTAGCTGCTTCCGTTTT AGCACTGGGAAGCCAGTCATTGAAGCTTCACAGTTCCTGGAATGGGTCAACTTGGAGCCCCAATCCATGGTGTGGCTGGCTGTTCTGCATCGGGTCACCATTGCTGAACAAGTAAAGCATCAGACCAAGTGCTCTATCTGTAGGCAGTGCCCCATCAAGGGCTTCAG GTACCGGAGTCTGAAGCAGTTTAACGTGGACATCTGCCAGACCTGCTTCCTGACTGGCAGGGCCAGCAAGGGCAACAAACTTCACTACCCCATCATGGAGTATTACACCCCG ACCACATCCAGTGAGAACATGAGGGACTTTGCCACTACCTTAAAGAACAAATTCCGCTCAAAGCATTATTTCAGCAAACACCCTCAGCGAGGTTATCTGCCTGTTCAATCAGTGCTGGAGGCTGACTACAGTGAGAC GCCAGCTTCTTCCCCGATGTTGCCACACGCTGACACACACTCCCGAATTGAGCATTTTGCCAGCAG GCTTGCTGAGATGGAAAGTCAAAATTGCTCCTTCTTTAATGACAGCCTGTCCCCAGATGACAGCAT AGATGAGGACCAGTACCTGCTACGGCACTCCAGCCCCGTTACAGACCGGGAGCCGGCCTTCAGACAGCAGGCTCCGCACAGCATGGCCACGGGGAGCAAAGGGGAGCTTGAGAAGATCCTAGCCCACCTAGAGGATGAGAACCG gattctccagggagaGCTGAGGCGCCTGAAGTGGCAGCATGAGGAGGCCACTGAGGTACCCGCCCTGACTGAGGGCTCTGCCGAGGTGGCGCagggccactgcaatgaggagctGCTGGCTGAGGCCCGGATCCTTCGGCAGCACAAGAGCCGCCTGGAGACGCGCATGCAGATTCTTGAAGACCACAACAAGCAACTAGAGTCCCAGCTGCAGCGCTTAAGGGAGCTGCTCCTACAG CCACCTATCGAATCCAATGGCAATGGCTCTGCAGGCTCGTCTCTGGCTTCCTCTCCACAGCAGTCAGAAGGCAGTCACCCCCAAGAGAAAGGACAGACTACTCCAGACACTGAAGCTGCAG ATGATGTGGGATTGAAGAGCCAAGATGTCAGCCTCTGCTTGGAGGACATCATGGAGAAGCTCCGCCATGCCTTCCCCAGTGTACGAAGTTCTGATGTGACTGCCAACACACTGCTGGCCTCTTGA